One Mycobacterium marseillense DNA window includes the following coding sequences:
- the proB gene encoding glutamate 5-kinase, giving the protein MTAQRDAIRKARSLVVKVGTNALTTEAGVFDAGRLAGLADAIEARMKAGTDVVIVSSGAIAAGIEPLGLSRRPRDLATKQAAASVGQVALVNSWSAAFGRYGRTVGQVLLSAHDISMRAQHTNAQRTLDRLRALHAVAIVNENDTVATNEIRFGDNDRLSALVAHLIGAEALVLLSDIDGLYNSDPRKTQGAQFIPEVSGSADLVDVIAGPGSDLGTGGMTSKMSSALLAADAGVPVLLAAAADAATALTDASVGTVFAARPARMSARRFWVRYAAEAAGALTLDEGAVRAVVGQRRSLLPAGITAVSGRFFGGDVVELRGPDAAMVARGVVAYDVTELLTMMGRSTSELPGDLRRPAVHADDLVAV; this is encoded by the coding sequence GTGACCGCCCAGCGCGACGCGATCCGGAAGGCGCGCAGCCTGGTGGTCAAGGTGGGCACCAACGCGTTGACCACCGAGGCCGGGGTGTTCGACGCCGGCCGGCTGGCCGGCCTCGCCGACGCGATCGAGGCGCGGATGAAGGCGGGCACCGACGTCGTCATCGTGTCCTCCGGTGCCATCGCCGCCGGCATCGAGCCGCTGGGATTGTCCCGTCGCCCCAGGGATTTGGCGACGAAGCAGGCCGCAGCCAGCGTCGGTCAGGTCGCACTGGTGAATTCCTGGAGCGCGGCGTTCGGCCGCTACGGCCGCACGGTCGGGCAGGTGCTGCTCAGCGCGCACGACATCTCGATGCGCGCCCAGCACACCAACGCTCAGCGCACGCTGGACCGACTGCGGGCACTGCATGCGGTGGCGATCGTCAACGAGAACGACACGGTGGCCACCAACGAGATCCGGTTCGGCGACAACGACCGGCTTTCGGCGCTGGTGGCGCACCTGATCGGCGCCGAGGCGCTGGTGTTGTTGTCCGACATCGACGGGCTGTACAACTCCGATCCGCGCAAAACCCAAGGCGCGCAGTTCATTCCGGAGGTATCGGGGTCGGCGGACCTGGTCGACGTGATCGCCGGGCCCGGCAGCGATCTGGGTACCGGCGGCATGACCTCGAAGATGTCGTCGGCGCTGCTGGCCGCCGACGCCGGCGTGCCGGTGCTGCTGGCCGCGGCGGCCGACGCCGCGACCGCGCTCACCGACGCGTCGGTCGGCACGGTCTTCGCCGCGCGCCCGGCGCGGATGTCGGCGCGGCGGTTCTGGGTGCGATACGCCGCGGAGGCGGCCGGCGCGCTGACGCTCGATGAAGGGGCGGTGCGCGCCGTCGTCGGGCAGCGCCGCTCGCTGCTGCCCGCGGGGATCACCGCGGTATCCGGCCGGTTCTTCGGCGGCGACGTCGTCGAATTGCGGGGGCCGGACGCGGCGATGGTGGCCCGCGGCGTGGTCGCCTACGACGTGACCGAACTCCTCACCATGATGGGCCGCTCCACCAGCGAGCTGCCCGGCGACCTGCGCAGGCCCGCCGTGCACGCCGACGACCTGGTGGCGGTGTAA
- a CDS encoding TetR/AcrR family transcriptional regulator, whose translation MPSLTRKPQGHRSVAREQRREQMERRLLDATERLMRDGASFTELSVDRLSGEAGISRASFYIYFEDKGHLLRRLAGQVFGDLTDGARRWWTVAGRHDPDDVRTAMSSIIATYRRHQAVLVALNEMAAYDPPTGETYRELLTGISEQLTRVIEAGQAEGSIRPELAPLTTASALTWMVERACQQNLPVQPPDYDAELAATLAEIVWGALYLKPTSAH comes from the coding sequence TCACTCGCAAGCCGCAGGGCCACCGAAGCGTGGCGCGCGAGCAGCGGCGCGAACAGATGGAGCGCCGGCTGCTGGATGCCACCGAACGGCTGATGCGCGACGGCGCGAGCTTTACCGAGCTCAGCGTGGATCGGCTCTCCGGGGAGGCGGGCATCTCCCGCGCCAGCTTCTACATCTACTTCGAGGACAAGGGCCATCTGCTGCGCCGGCTCGCGGGCCAAGTGTTCGGCGACCTGACCGACGGCGCACGGCGCTGGTGGACCGTCGCCGGGCGCCACGACCCCGACGACGTGCGCACGGCGATGAGCAGCATCATCGCCACCTATCGACGCCATCAAGCGGTGCTGGTCGCGCTCAACGAGATGGCCGCCTACGACCCACCGACCGGGGAAACGTATCGCGAGCTGCTGACCGGCATCTCCGAGCAGCTCACCCGGGTCATCGAAGCGGGCCAGGCCGAGGGCTCGATCCGCCCCGAGCTGGCGCCGCTGACCACGGCCAGCGCGCTGACCTGGATGGTCGAGCGCGCCTGCCAGCAGAACCTACCTGTGCAACCGCCCGACTACGACGCCGAGCTGGCTGCCACACTCGCCGAGATCGTCTGGGGCGCACTGTATCTCAAGCCAACTTCGGCGCACTGA